Proteins encoded in a region of the Flavobacterium sp. MDT1-60 genome:
- a CDS encoding sensor protein KdpD: MEQKNNAQHFLDLIQKSRKGKFKIYIGMSAGVGKTFRMLQEAHSLLKNGIDVKIGYIETHMRKETHELLAGLPVIPRRTIFYKGKQLEELDVQAIINLRPEVVIVDELAHTNVEGSKNEKRWQDVLEILDAGINVISAVNIQHIESLNSAVKRITNIDVQERIPDNVLRLADEVVNIDLTSEDLIVRLKEGKIYTADKIQTALTNFFKSDQILQLRELALKEVASQVVRKVENEVPQLHALRHEKLLACISSNDKTAKIVIRKTARLASYYNGAWYVLYVETPKESSTKIALDKQRHLINNFKLAVQLGAEVIKLEHKNIADAILIAVEEKQITTVCIGKPHLNLFKVILSTTIFRRLLNRLSLSNVDLVILS; the protein is encoded by the coding sequence ATGGAACAGAAAAATAACGCACAGCACTTTCTTGATCTGATTCAGAAATCACGAAAAGGAAAGTTTAAAATCTACATTGGGATGAGCGCTGGTGTGGGCAAAACTTTTCGTATGCTTCAGGAAGCGCATTCGTTGTTGAAGAATGGAATCGATGTAAAAATTGGTTACATCGAAACGCACATGCGAAAGGAAACGCATGAATTATTAGCAGGTTTGCCTGTGATTCCGCGGCGAACCATTTTCTATAAAGGAAAACAACTTGAAGAACTCGACGTACAGGCGATTATCAACCTTAGACCAGAAGTTGTTATTGTTGATGAACTAGCGCACACTAATGTTGAGGGAAGCAAAAATGAAAAACGCTGGCAAGATGTTTTAGAAATTTTAGATGCGGGAATCAATGTGATTTCGGCGGTTAATATTCAGCATATTGAGAGTTTAAATTCAGCTGTAAAACGGATTACTAATATTGATGTTCAGGAACGGATTCCGGATAATGTTTTGCGTCTGGCTGATGAAGTGGTGAATATCGATTTGACATCGGAAGATTTGATTGTGCGTTTGAAAGAAGGCAAAATTTATACGGCTGATAAAATTCAGACCGCTTTGACCAACTTTTTTAAATCGGATCAAATTTTACAATTACGTGAATTGGCTCTGAAAGAAGTGGCGAGCCAGGTAGTTCGAAAAGTGGAAAATGAAGTACCTCAACTGCATGCTTTACGTCATGAGAAACTTTTGGCCTGCATTAGCAGTAATGATAAAACGGCTAAAATTGTGATTCGAAAAACCGCACGATTAGCGAGTTATTATAACGGAGCCTGGTATGTTTTGTATGTAGAAACACCGAAAGAAAGCAGTACCAAAATTGCATTAGATAAACAAAGACATTTAATTAATAACTTTAAACTGGCAGTGCAATTAGGAGCAGAGGTTATCAAATTAGAACACAAAAATATTGCCGATGCGATTTTGATTGCGGTAGAAGAAAAACAAATTACAACTGTCTGCATCGGAAAACCGCATTTGAATTTATTTAAAGTAATTTTGTCTACAACGATTTTCAGACGTTTATTAAATCGCCTGTCTTTATCGAATGTCGACCTTGTTATATTATCGTAA
- a CDS encoding phosphatase PAP2 family protein, giving the protein MFYKTISLVFLFGFFSANAQQNDSIAKIDSTSNSLKFNYKQLIIPAVLIGYGIIGLESDQLLSFNSQIKAEVTEDIDEKITIDDFSQYAPAASVYALNAFGVKGKNNMRDRSVIFVTSYAIMATTVLGLKSIVHEERPDRSSNNSFPSGHTATAFAGAEFLWQEYKDKSIWYGIAGYAVATGTGLFRIYNNRHWLTDVAAGAGIGILSTKIAYWMNPYITKKIFKSSSENKSTSMIMPFYNGQQYGLGFVKVF; this is encoded by the coding sequence ATGTTTTACAAAACGATTTCTCTGGTATTTCTATTCGGGTTCTTTTCTGCCAATGCACAACAAAATGATTCTATTGCTAAAATTGACAGCACTTCCAATTCTTTAAAATTCAACTACAAGCAATTAATTATTCCCGCTGTATTGATTGGTTACGGCATAATTGGTCTGGAAAGTGATCAGCTTTTGAGTTTCAATTCACAGATAAAAGCAGAAGTTACCGAAGATATTGATGAAAAAATCACTATTGATGATTTCTCGCAATATGCCCCCGCAGCCTCTGTTTATGCTTTGAATGCTTTTGGTGTAAAAGGCAAGAATAATATGAGAGATCGTTCAGTAATATTTGTGACTTCGTACGCAATTATGGCCACAACCGTTTTGGGTTTAAAATCGATCGTACATGAAGAACGACCTGATAGAAGTTCAAATAACTCTTTTCCTTCCGGACATACCGCTACAGCTTTTGCCGGAGCCGAGTTTTTATGGCAGGAATACAAAGACAAATCGATTTGGTACGGAATTGCCGGTTACGCCGTAGCAACCGGAACCGGGCTTTTCAGAATTTACAACAACCGTCATTGGCTAACCGATGTCGCTGCCGGAGCCGGAATCGGGATTTTAAGTACCAAAATCGCATATTGGATGAATCCGTATATTACCAAAAAAATATTCAAATCGTCTTCTGAAAATAAATCGACTTCTATGATAATGCCTTTTTATAATGGTCAGCAATATGGGTTGGGATTTGTGAAAGTATTTTGA